The Lentzea guizhouensis genome contains a region encoding:
- a CDS encoding putative glycoside hydrolase: MIRTEAQRRSHVVLNAWEGDLAAQLKAANPKIQTFVYKDLSSTRSYACEGGVDDADLPTGVGYCAADPSWFLLGPDGQRFEYDGYGGHWQMDVGNAAYQNAWADNVIASSRNVFDGVFMDNALFACDTYHDGVCPKAYPTDEAMRAAYRSMLANTRQKFVDAGLKTVANLSNARLHDGAWDSYVEHLDGGFDEWWLTFGDKDLLSEYPQGFGRQLAEITANEAKGKITWVQAHHSGAEQPFRYAFASYLLAKGERAAISEIAETDRYDNASPWRAEYDWDLGEPLGAHFPVDTNVFQRDFACGTVVVNANRTGSAPITVRLKEKHINEKNASVSFVALPGTTGTVLRKPC; this comes from the coding sequence ATGATCAGAACAGAGGCACAGCGCCGTTCGCACGTCGTGCTGAACGCGTGGGAAGGCGATCTTGCCGCGCAGCTCAAGGCGGCCAACCCCAAGATCCAGACGTTCGTCTACAAGGATCTTTCCTCGACCCGCAGCTATGCGTGCGAGGGTGGAGTGGACGACGCCGATCTGCCCACCGGAGTCGGTTACTGCGCGGCCGATCCGTCGTGGTTCCTGCTCGGCCCGGACGGTCAGCGGTTCGAGTACGACGGATATGGCGGGCATTGGCAGATGGACGTCGGTAACGCCGCTTACCAGAACGCCTGGGCCGACAACGTGATCGCCTCGTCGCGCAATGTCTTCGACGGCGTGTTCATGGACAACGCGCTGTTCGCCTGCGACACCTACCACGATGGTGTCTGTCCCAAGGCGTACCCGACCGACGAGGCCATGCGCGCGGCCTACCGCTCGATGCTCGCCAACACCCGGCAGAAGTTCGTCGACGCCGGGCTGAAGACGGTGGCCAACCTGTCCAACGCCCGCCTGCACGACGGTGCCTGGGACAGCTATGTCGAGCACCTCGACGGCGGCTTCGACGAGTGGTGGCTGACGTTCGGCGACAAGGACCTGCTGTCGGAGTACCCGCAGGGGTTCGGCCGGCAGCTCGCGGAGATCACCGCCAACGAGGCCAAGGGCAAGATCACCTGGGTGCAGGCGCACCACAGCGGTGCCGAGCAGCCGTTCCGCTACGCCTTCGCGAGCTACCTGCTGGCCAAGGGGGAGCGCGCGGCGATCTCCGAGATCGCGGAGACCGACCGGTACGACAACGCTTCGCCGTGGCGGGCCGAGTACGACTGGGACCTCGGTGAGCCGCTCGGTGCCCACTTCCCCGTGGACACCAACGTGTTCCAGCGCGACTTCGCGTGCGGCACCGTGGTCGTCAACGCGAACAGGACCGGCAGCGCGCCGATCACCGTGCGGCTGAAGGAGAAGCACATCAACGAGAAGAACGCGTCGGTGAGCTTCGTGGCGTTGCCGGGGACGACCGGAACCGTGCTGCGCAAGCCCTGTTAG